In Theileria equi strain WA chromosome 4 map unlocalized gcontig_1105316255033, whole genome shotgun sequence, the following are encoded in one genomic region:
- a CDS encoding conserved hypothetical protein (encoded by transcript BEWA_012210A) → MKLLRCHALRSPTFAARFCQTTPFNTINRRCYSSSSELEERKDLLLWQIRLLSVISMIAGSTYLSYVFISNDFDLKRTRRRVLINWNGLFYGHSLPKRHQAIANSRFNVALCDELKTELCRYFVNLDIKKDNGVRRADALCFLEEVGIIKNEPVETKEKPKTSEDKIIEKFISLGHGQTKTLRTLSGCTLQEFCELIEALVMEERLKSNAAFEEELIDKVKILNSKLKDENYLFNTSQMPSNPLVTKPAREMASELRKYIQKESEENVAYEIQDEIKRNVQLKKKLEDLSKVRKLTDTERKRLNGICDELESLKKELSKHKHAERILLF, encoded by the exons ATGAAGCTTCTAAGGTGTCATGCCCTGAGGAGTCCTACCTTTGCGGCGAGATTTTGTCAAACTACACCTTTTAATACAATCAATCGCAGATGttattccagtagtagCGAACTAGAGGAAAGGAAGGATCTCTTGTTATGGCAGATAAGGCTACTCTCAGTCATAAGTATGATTGCTGGCTCAACGTATCTTTCCTATGTATTCATATCAAATG ACTTTGACCTTAAGAGAACAAGAAGGAGAGTACTCATCAATTGGAATGGTTTATTCTATGGGCATTCTCTGCCAAAAAGGCACCAAGCCATTGCAAATTCCCGGTTTAATGTAGCTCTTTGCGATGAGCTAAAGACGGAACTCTGTAGGTATTTTGTCAATCTAGACATCAAAAAGG ATAATGGAGTTCGAAGAGCCGATGCCCTCTGCTTTTTAGAAGAAGTTGGGATAATCAAAAATGAACCAGTTGAAACGAAGGAAAAACCCAAGACAAGTGAGGACAAAATTATAGAAAAATTCATATCACTCGGACATGGACAAACAAAAACTCTGAGAACTCTCTCCGGATGTACATTACAAGAATTTTGCGAACTGATTGAAGCGCTTGTAATGGAAGAACGGCTAAAATCAAATGCAGCCTTCGAAGAAGAGCTAATCGATAAGGTAAAGATTCTAAATTCGAAACTG AAGGATGAAAATTACCTATTCAATACTTCACAAATGCCAAGCAACCCCCTCGTTACTAAACCAGCGAGAGAAATGGCAAGTGAACTGCGCAAATATATACAAAAGGAATCGGAAGAAAATGTAGCATATGAAATAcaagatgaaataaaaCGCAATGTACAGTTAAAAAAGAAACTGGAAGATCTGTCCAAAGTCCGAAAGTTAACAGACACAGAACGGAAACGTTTAAATGGAATATGCGACGAATTAGAAAGTCTAAAGAAAGAGCTAAGTAAACACAAGCATGCAGAACGAATCTTGTTATTCTAG
- a CDS encoding conserved hypothetical protein (encoded by transcript BEWA_012200A), with amino-acid sequence MSQDDGPKPILVEQLITEFEQSVDIIDERDEETYAQYAWEKDVDRSWEQLVDKDGVLQFVEPQSRCLTTNESQLGSTVLRDKGLIRKRGIIRNLVIIFDMSDRMHEMDFKPDRLYCAFGAVKEFVKELFHQGPITQIGLIGLRNKVSTMISQLGTNPDEQIELLGNALKEGPSGTASLQNGLEMALTILSTLPSYTTREVLIIFGSNRTLDPGNILATLYKLKENHICVNAISLAPELYILKNICTETGGMCSVAMDAAHLRTLLNDFTIPPPWHNWMEPVLTKVAFPPLKKTTTASLCACHSNLTHTAYICPQCHSKSCSIPTRCRCCGIYLVSPPDISRAFYHLIPPKTFIKDSRTGRCDTCNYETSNGSTCPDCASFFCEYCDAYIHNELHQCPHCLYTTPIKTET; translated from the exons ATGTCTCAGGATGATGGGCCTAAGCCTATCCTCGTAGAGCAGCTAATTACGGAATTTGAGCAATCGGTGGATATTATCGACGAAAGGGATGAAGAAACGTACGCACAGTATGCCTGGGAGAAGG ATGTTGACCGATCATGGGAACAATTAGTTGATAAAGATGGCGTACTACAGTTTGTAGAGCCACAAAGCCGCTGTTTAACGACAAACGAATCGCAGTTAGGCTCCACTGTGCTAAGGGATAAAGGTTTAATAAGAAAACGGGGCATTATTCG GAATCTCGTGATTATATTTGACATGAGTGACCGTATGCATGAAATGGACTTTAAACCGGACCGTTTGTACTGTGCCTTTGGAGCTGTAAAG GAATTTGTAAAAGAATTGTTCCATCAGGGTCCAATAACACAGATAGGACTCATTGGACTGAGAAATAAAGTTTCAACAATGATCAGTCAGCTGGGAACAAACCCAGATGAACAAATTGAGCTACTTGGAAATGCTTTAAAGGAGGGTCCCAGCGGGACTGCATCACTTCAGAATGGCCtagag ATGGCACTGACTATACTTTCTACTCTTCCCTCGTACACCACTAGAGAAGTGTTGATTATCTTTGGCTCCAATAGAACTCTGGATCCTGGAAACATACTCGCAACCTTGTATAAACTAAAAGAGAATCATATTTGCGTAAATGCTATATCTCTCGCTCCGGAGCTATATATACTGAAG AACATTTGTACCGAAACTGGTGGAATGTGTTCCGTTGCGATGGATGCAGCACATTTGAGGACATTGCTAAATGACTTTACTATACCTCCTCCATGGCACAACTGGATGGAACCTGTTTTAACAAAAGTTGCCTTTCCCCCTCTAAAAAAGACTACAACAGCCTCGTTATGTGCCTGTCATTCTAACCTCACTCATACGGCATATATTTGTCCACAATGCCATAGTAAGTCATGTTCAATACCAACTCGATGTAGATGTTGTGGAATATATTTGGTTTCTCCTCCAGATATTTCGAGGGCATTTTATCACTTGATCCCTCCAAAGACATTTATTAAAGACTCTCGAACAGGTCGCTGTGATACTTGCAACTATGAAACTTCAAATGGGTCTACATGCCCAGATTGCGCAAGTTTCTTTTGTGAATATTGTGATGCATATATCCACAATGAGTTGCATCAATGCCCTCACTGCTTGTATACTACACCTATCAAAACAGAAACATGA
- a CDS encoding clathrin heavy chain, putative (encoded by transcript BEWA_012190A) gives MSVNPVKVSTALDLKDLGFSENSFKFDSLTLEGDRFVCIKDQDGANLTVAIIDMHNGNSVSRKPMKAEAAIMNPKEPIIALKAVIDSGYFVQIFHLETKEKIGYHQFEENIVFWKWVSQDDLAIVTDNFVYHWNVGKSDPKVMFERSGKLAEQSTKLVGYASDKQQKWCLIFGIYSLDQGNTVDGAIQLYSTERRQQQLFEGYAGSFGELRVSPDSMAKTGLLVFCEHKRGGNRTKIHIMDVYTQRDESDTPPLKVSSEMQKSPGFPSDFPISIHIIDAIGLVCVLTKNGFAQFFFAATATFLFSERISESALFVSCDKKVGDKTVGALAVNRLGKIIEISVDEERLLQSVAHLDDVSVGLATCYGLKGSDELLVKSFENYFANKQYKQAALIVATLKSDELRNAATIERFKNAPSVPGQPSPASHYFSVLLEHGKLNTLESLELTRPVVTQGRKELVKKWLDEEKLTESPELGDLLRQLDTALAFKVYTRIGDHLKAIMCLVEAGQVNKVVPYIKKIASTTNVSYTTSSCGDKVALVEGLPSIFLIIENVISRHPGEIVSFISDLIAGLGKNEPLCDMVQVTELLIRLNKLQELTSILLDYLKPNLPQHASLQTRLLEVNLQNEPKIAETILQLDVLTHFDKPFIARLCEDAGLYDVALQYYSNASDLKRIVVKSSGTITPSVLEKALSSMAGDLAFEILRDMVDGGANIDLVVSSALSLEKKIGPLKLVEMFEDAGASYALFSFLRALPIMSQKGDANSEEDAQLVYKFIECAISQNEVADLERVCRDSNCYDLSNVKDLLKRSRLSNPKSLMIVCDRLGSIAEMTEYLYQSGLDSYLEVYVNTINPGSISSVVGTLFDLGAPDNLIFSILNNLRDSNGIKAMIDVADERHQLMMLRNWLETRVSEGHREPEIHTALAKIYISSHNNAEEFLKTNKLYDRKVVGKFCEDHDPQLAFFIYAEAQFDDQMAKLCLTNGMHRQLASYGLGRQSLAFWKTVLVSGDIAKDQDVNRLCEEVIGLAAESTNTSEISCIIKAFMECDMNEQLISILEQLLLTQTQFSSNANLQNLLLATTIKTNPEKLEEYLVKLENYEVDSLAKMANDLGLYRSSFLILKKSGRHLEALNALLKLENVLGEAEAYANEVNKSNVWFTLARAYMDKKMQNEAINAYLKSENINDHALIKREVKDPQLFSRWLKESRKLKDSREIDTDLLFHLAKMGDSEEFTSLLNGKHHADLNQVGDSLIECKLYKEAVKLYNMIPNHAKLAVCYVNMENYEGASNSALKSRNPRVLKHVFDVCLDKGQVEMANKVGLDLILYPEFLPGLVSAYESYGHVDDLITLLGNATKSVAVSTELAIAIAKYRPERLMDHLKAVAFESDSINIAKTARECSNLWLWKEAIFLYTIEDSDKALLSMIVHAALAWDQETFFSCAKNVSNTEVLYKALHFCIQQRPMLIPQLLTCVKTKLDTERLLKILKNANCLCLARQFLETAADRTLAIVNDSLFELYVEENEWELLDKAITRYDAYDHAKLCASLENHGLSKMRAIGAKVYQKDRNYAKACQIHRKNGNYKAAMDTARTSKSESVVLDLLKYFISKSMLEEFIACLTINFSLVEPAEALELAWLSGMNLDPIMPFIIQTLRFTPSSKNNSQDKNKHLYLTYK, from the exons ATGTCAGTTAATCCTGTTAAAGTTTCAACTGCCCTAGAT CTTAAAGATCTCGGCTTTAGTGAAAATAGTTTCAAATTCGATTCCTTGACACTAGAGGGAGACCGCTTCGTCTGTATCAAAGATCAAGATGGAGCGAACCTGACCGTAGCCATCATTGATATGCACAATGGCAATTCTGTCTCCAGGAAACCAATGAAGGCTGAAGCCGCTATCATGAATCCAAAGGAGCCAATCATAGCACTTAAAGCCGTTATTGATTCAGGATACTTTGTTCAAATCTTCCACCTGGAGACAAAGGAGAAAATTGGGTACCATCaatttgaagaaaatattGTCTTCTGGAAATGGGTTTCTCAGGATGATCTAGCTATTGTGACAGACAACTTTGTCTACCACTGGAATGTGGGAAAGAGTGATCCAAAAGTAATGTTTGAGAGGTCAGGGAAATTGGCGGAACAATCAACCAAACTGGTTGGCTATGCCTCTGATAAACAACAAAAGTGGTGTCttatatttggaatatattcCTTAGACCAAGGAAACACAGTGGACGGTGCTATACAACTCTATTCCACAGAGAGAAGGCAGCAACAACTTTTTGAGGGATATGCTGGATCATTTGGTGAACTTCGTGTCTCTCCAGATTCCATGGCTAAAACCGGACTATTAGTGTTTTGTGAACATAAACGTGGTGGAAATCGTACAAAGATACATATTATGGATGTTTACACACAAAGAGATGAAAGTGATACGCCTCCGTTGAAGGTATCTTCAGAAATGCAAAAATCACCAGGATTTCCGAGTGATTTCCCAATCTCTATTCATATCATCGATGCCATTGGTCTTGTTTGCGTCCTGACAAAGAACGGGTTTGCGCAATTTTTCTTTGCTGCTACTGCAACATTTCTATTTTCTGAAAGGATTAGTGAATCCGCCCTGTTTGTCTCCTGTGATAAAAAGGTTGGGGATAAGACAGTTGGTGCTTTAGCCGTCAACAGGCTTGGAAAAATTATAGAAATCTCTGTGGATGAGGAAAGGCTCTTGCAATCAGTTGCTCATTTGGATGATGTATCCGTTGGTCTAGCCACTTGCTACGGATTAAAAGGCTCTGATGAGTTACTTGTGAAATCTTTTGAAAATTATTTTGCAAACAAGCAGTATAAACAGGCTGCTTTAATTGTTGCTACTCTTAAATCGGATGAATTACGTAATGCAGCCACGATAGAACGCTTTAAGAACGCTCCATCTGTCCCAGGTCAACCATCACCAGCATCGCATTATTTCTCTGTCCTGTTAGAGCATGGTAAATTAAACACCCTAGAGTCACTTGAATTAACGAGACCTGTCGTTACTCAGGGTAGAAAGGAACTTGTTAAGAAGTGGTTGGATGAGGAGAAACTAACGGAATCTCCGGAACTTGGTGATTTGTTGCGACAACTAGACACTGCACTTGCATTCAAGGTGTATACAAGAATTGGTGATCATCTAAAGGCAATAATGTGTCTGGTAGAGGCCGGTCAAGTAAATAAGGTCGTTCCGTATATTAAAAAGATAGCTAGCACTACCAACGTTTCTTACACAACATCCAGCTGTGGTGACAAGGTGGCCCTCGTTGAGGGTCTCCCATCTATTTTCCTAATTATAGAAAATGTAATTTCACGTCACCCTGGAGAAATCGTTTCGTTCATTTCTGATTTAATTGCTGGTTTAGGTAAAAATGAGCCACTCTGTGACATGGTCCAAGTAACTGAACTCCTGATAAGATTAAACAAACTGCAAGAACTTACTTCCATACTTTTGGATTACCTAAAGCCTAATCTTCCTCAACATGCTTCCCTTCAAACTAGGCTTTTGGAAGTAAACCTTCAaaat GAACCAAAAATTGCCGAAACAATTTTGCAGTTGGATGTTTTAACACACTTTGACAAACCATTCATTGCTAGACTCTGCGAAGATGCGGGATTATATGATGTTGCCTTACAATACTATTCAAATGCGTCTGATTTGAAGCGCATAGTTGTAAAATCATCTGGTACAATAACTCCATCAGTCTTGGAAAAGGCCCTTAGTTCCATGGCGGGAGATTTAGCATTTGAGATTTTACGTGACATGGTAGATGGAGGTGCCAACATAGATCTTGTTGTATCTTCTGCGTTATCCTTGGAAAAGAAGATTGGTCCCCTGAAGCTTGTGGAGATGTTTGAAGATGCTGGTGCTTCCTATGCActcttttcatttttgcGCGCCCTGCCTATAATGTCACAAAAGGGAGATGCAAATTCTGAAGAAGACGCACAGCTGGTGTATAAATTTATCGAATGTGCGATTTCACAAAACGAAGTTGCTGATTTAGAACGGGTATGTAGAGATAGTAATTGCTACGATCTTTCAAATGTAAAGGATCTTTTAAAGAGGTCAAGATTATCAAATCCAAAGAGTCTTATGATTGTTTGTGATAGATTGGGATCCATTGCAGAAATGACTGAATATCTATATCAGAGTGGTCTTGATTCATATCTTGAAGTATATGTCAACACAATAAACCCAGGAAGTATATCATCCGTTGTTGGAACTCTATTTGATCTGGGTGCTCCAGACAATCTCATATTCTCAATCCTAAATAATCTTCGTGATTCTAATGGAATAAAAGCTATGATTGACGTTGCAGATGAACGGCATCAGCTAATGATGCTTCGTAATTGGTTAGAGACTCGCGTTTCTGAGGGGCATCGGGAACCTGAAATACATACTGCATTGGcaaaaatttatatttcatCGCACAACAATGCTGAAGAGTTTCTAAAGACAAACAAACTGTATGACCGCAAAGTTGTTGGTAAATTCTGTGAGGATCACGATCCACAGTTGGCTTTCTTTATATATGCTGAAGCTCAATTTGATGATCAAATGGCTAAATTATGTTTAACAAATGGTATGCACAGGCAGTTAGCTTCCTACGGTCTTGGACGGCAATCACTTGCATTTTGGAAAACGGTTCTTGTTAGTGGTGATATCGCAAAGGATCAGGATGTTAATAGGCTATGTGAGGAAGTAATTGGACTTGCAGCCGAAAGCACAAATACCTCTGAAATATCTTGTATTATAAAAGCATTTATGGAATGCGATATGAATGAACAACTTATATCAATTCTTGAACAATTACTTTTAACCCAAACACAATTTTCTTCAAATGCCAACCTCCAGAACTTACTCCTTGCCACTACCATAAAGACTAACCCTGAAAAACTTGAGGAATATCTGGTAAAACTTGAAAATTATGAAGTTGACTCGTTAGCTAAAATGGCAAATGATTTAGGGCTATACAGATCCTCATTCCTTATATTGAAGAAATCTGGACGCCATTTAGAGGCCTTAAATGCCTTGCTGAAGTTGGAAAATGTGCTTGGTGAAGCAGAGGCCTATGCAAATGAGGTGAACAAGTCAAATGTATGGTTTACACTTGCTAGGGCATACATGGATAAAAAAATGCAGAATGAAGCTATAAATGCGTATCTAAAAAGTGAAAATATTAATGACCATGCATTGATCAAGAGAGAAGTTAAGGATCCACAGCTATTTTCGAGATGGCTAAAAGAATCTAGGAAGCTCAAGGATAGTAGGGAAATTGATACTGACCTGCTTTTCCATCTTGCGAAAATGGGTGACAGTGAAGAATTTACATCCTTACTGAATGGAAAACATCATGCAGACCTCAACCAAGTTGGTGACAGCCTAATTGAATGTAAGCTTTACAAAGAAGCTGTAAAACTCTACAACATGATTCCAAATCATGCCAAACTAGCAGTATGCTACGTTAATATGGAAAACTATGAAGGTGCTTCGAATTCTGCCCTAAAATCTAGAAATCCTAGAGTTTTGAAACATGTATTTGATGTATGCTTAGACAAgggtcaggtcgaaatgGCAAACAAGGTTGGCCTCGATCTCATTCTGTATCCGGAATTTTTGCCCGGTTTAGTTAGTGCGTACGAATCTTATGGACATGTGGATGATCTCATAACTCTACTTGGAAATGCAACAAAGTCAGTTGCTGTGTCAACTGAACTTGCAATTGCCATTGCAAAATATCGCCCAGAAAGGCTCATGGATCACTTGAAAGCTGTAGCATTCGAGTCTGATAGTATTAACATTGCAAAGACAGCAAGGGAATGCAGCAATCTATGGCTTTGGAAGGAAGCCATATTCCTCTATACAATTGAGGATAGTGATAAGGCTCTCCTATCAATGATTGTCCACGCTGCACTAGCCTGGGATCAAGAGACATTTTTTTCGTGTGCAAAGAATGTAAGTAACACAGAGGTTTTGTACAAGGCTCTGCACTTTTGTATACAACAAAGACCAATGCTCATACCACAACTTTTGACATGTGTAAAGACAAAACTTGATACTGAACGCTtgttgaaaatattaaaaaatgCAAACTGTCTCTGTCTGGCACGCCAATTCCTGGAGACTGCAGCCGATCGCACATTAGCAATTGTCAATGATTCGCTTTTTGAACTCTATGttgaagagaatgaatgggaGCTATTGGACAAAGCAATCACCAGATATGATGCATACGATCATGCAAAACTCTGTGCCTCATTAGAAAATCACGGACTCTCAAAAATGAGGGCGATAGGAGCAAAGGTCTATCAAAAGGACCGTAACTATGCAAAGGCGTGTCAAATACACAggaaaaatggaaattaCAAGGCCGCAATGGATACCGCTAGAACCTCTAAAAGCGAATCGGTGGTCCTTGATCTACTCAAATACTTTATTAGCAAAAGCATGCTAGAAGAGTTTATAGCATGTCTCACAATCAACTTTAGTTTAGTCGAACCAGCAGAAGCACTCGAACTTGCCTGGTTGTCAGGAATGAACCTTGATCCAATCATGCCGTTTATCATTCAAACACTGAGATTTACACCCTCCAGCAAGAACAACTCACAAGATAAGAACAAACACCTCTACTTAACATACAAGTAA